Below is a window of Desmonostoc muscorum LEGE 12446 DNA.
AGAGTGGAAATCAGGGGAAATTGAGTTATTACAACAATTAGGAAATAAACTGGCGATCGCCACACAACAATCAGGACTCTACGCTCAATTACAAGTAGAGTTAAATGAGCGCAAAAAAGCTGAAGAACAAATTTTTAAAGCTTTAGAAAAACAAAAAGAACTTAGTGATTTAAAATCTCGTTTCATTTCCCTGACATCCCATGAATTTCGGACTCCGTTGGCTGTTATTGCTTCTTCTGCTGGAATTTTAAAAAGTTTTAGCCATAAGCTAGATGAACAACAAAAACAAAGGCATCTGCAACGTATTCAAAGTTACGTTCAACATACCACTCAACTTTTAGATGACATCTTGCTGATTAATAAAGCTGAAGCTGGAAAACTAGTATTTGAGCCAAGTTCTTTTGATTTGGCTAGTTTCTGTCAAACCTTGATAGATCAACTACAACTGAGTTCTCCTAATCATCACCTAGTTTTTTCTCCTCAATATCTGGGTAGTTCATCAGCCAACAATCATTTCATCGTCTACATGGACAATAAACTTGTGCGACAAATTCTTAACAACCTAATTTTAAATGCTGTTAAATATTCCTCAATCGGCAGTAATATTCAAATTGATTTATTAATTCAAGATAGAATAGTAGTTTTTCTCATTAAAGATGAAGGTATTGGGATTTCACTAGAGGATCAGCAGCACTTATTTGAGTCGTTCTACCGAGGTAGTAACGTTGGTAATACACCAGGCACTGGATTAGGCTTGACAATCGTTCATGAATGTGTATATCTACATACAGGACGAATCACTTTTGCTAGTCGGGTTGGAGTGGGCACAACATTTAGGGTGGAACTGCCGCTGATTCTTAGCAATCCCTCCAGTTAGGAAAACCTAATGGGTTATTCATAAATGATTTGGGGAAAAATAAACTATCTGAATTCGATATTAGAGCAAGAATATTCTCATGAAATCGAGCTTTTAAATAAAATGAAGAATCTACAAGTATTACTTACACCAGAAAATGCTAAAATTATCCAAAAATTTAATTTACTCAATGATCGCAAATGAATTTTATACTGAGAAAGTTTCAAAATTATTAATGTAATCAAAACTTAAATTATATAGTAAATGAATACCATTTTAATCATAGAAGATGAAGATAACATTCGGGAAAATCTGGAAGAAATTTTACAACTTTCTGATTTTAAAACTTTGATAGCCTCGAATGGTAGAATTGGATTAGAAATTGCTAAAACAAAATTACCCGATTTGATTATCTGTGATGTCATGATGCCAGAATTAGACGGCTATGGTGTACTGTCTGCTCTGCGTCAAAATGAAGTAACTGCCAATATCCCTTTGATATTTGTTACCGCTAAAGCTGACCGTTCAGATTTTCGTCAGGGTATGGAAATTGGAGCCGACGATTATTTAACAAAACCATTTACAACTGAAGAATTATTAAACGCGATCGCCACTCGTCTTCATAAACAATCTGTAGCTCAGCGTCAATCTCAAGCTAAGCTAGATGAACTACGAATGAATATTGCTCACTCATTGCCTCATGAACTCAATACTCCTTTAAATGGTATTATTGGTATGTCACAGTTGTTAGTTGACAACTGTAGGATGATGCGTGAGTCTGAAGAAATTGAAATTGCAGAATTAATTTACACTTCTGCTAATCGATTAAACAGATTAACTCAACGATTTTTGCTCTACTCTAATCTAGAGTTAATTATACGAGATACTGAAAAAATTCGAGAACTTCAAGAAGCTTCAGATAAATGTGTTGTTAAAACAGTTATTAGTGATATTTGCCTGCAAAAAGCTAGAGAATTTTCTCGAACCAAAGATTTAACTCTGGAAATTACAGAATCAATTGTGCAAATGCCAGAAGATAAATTCACTATCGTCATTGAAGAATTGATAGAGAATGCTTTTAAATTTTCCTTGCCTGGTAGTCGAGTTCGAGTTATTAGCAATGTTGATAATAGTAAATTTCGCTTACATATAGTTGATAACGGTAAAGGAATGACAATTGAAGAAATTGAAAGAATTGGAGCTTTTATCCAATTTAATCGCAAGTTACACGAACAACAAGGCTCTGGACTAGGGCTGAGTATTGTTCAGGATATAGTCAAATTATATGGCGGTGAATTGATCATCAATAGCATTCCTGAACAACAAACTATTGTTAGTTTTGTTTTACCTTACCGAACTAGGCAAAAGTAAAAAGGTAAGAATTCAGGAATATCTGGTCTCTGTGTTTTTGAATCTAATAAGGTTAAATAAATTACTTTTAAACCGCAGAGGCACAGAGGCAAGGCAGCGCGGTCTTCTCCCAAGGGGAGACGCCAAGGGCGATAGGGCAGCGTAAAGCCTTCTCTACGAGAGGCTGCGCCAACGGCATGGCTTCTCTACGAGAGGCTGCGCCAACGCTTAGAGCGAGTCCGCGAGCGTCTGGGGGTTTCCCCCATGAGCGACTGCCGCGCAGAGAAGAGAACGCAAAGAAAGACTTTTGATACAATTTCAATACGACTCATTAAGGATTGCTATAGCAGCAATTTCATCTCGGCTTCAGAATTAAGTCACAATAATAATAGGCAATCATAGAGGATGCGACTATGCTTCGTCTAACTCAAATTCTTCGCAATTTCTTCCTTCGTTTGGAAGGTTTTTTATCTGTTGTTTTCCAGCCTTTCTGGAATTTTGTCAGAAATTTGTTTGGCTTTTTTGCCAGGGTCTTCGGATTGACTAACTCTAATTATTTCTTGGAATCCGATCGGGCACAAGGTATAGAGTCGATTCCAACGGCTCAAAATACCACTTCTGAAACTCCCGCCACTACCCGCCGTCGTCCCAATACCAAAAAAATTGAGGATTACTACATCAATATGGCGCGTGATGTGAAAAAGAACTAAAGGTTGTCAGTGATTAGATCCCCGACTTCTTGAAGAAGTCGGGGATCTAGCAAGCCAAATGGGGAACTCCCGCACAAAAATGTCCTTGTATTTGCCTCAGAGTATCATCTGTAGCCGTTGTTTAGAGAATTGATATAAATATTTGAGCGTTGCTGAATTGCGGTATGAATCCAGATGTAGAGACTAGCAATTGCAACATTTTTACAAGGATTTTTATATCATGCACAATCGTTTTCATAGATGAAATCAGCAATGCCAATATTTGAATTTGCAACAAAGTTGATCTAGGGTTCGTCATAGTCACGATATTTAACAATATTTTCTATGAAACCGAAAGCTACTATTTTGACAATGATAGGTTGCTTGACCCTAGCTATTACTTATGTAAATTTATATGGCAGCGATTTAAATGGAAAGATGCTGGAATTAGATTTAGTTTCTAGTGCGGGAAATTTATCTAAGAAAACAATTGAAGAGATTTTATCAGATGCAGCTAAACGTTCCCAAACTCACCGTGCTGCTTGGAAAGTTGATAAAGTTCAACCTGTGAAATGGGGAAGTTATGGTGGGGATGGGCCATCTATGCCGATACAGGGAGCAGTTCCCGTCATGCATAATGTGTTCGGTTGGAAAGTGCAAGTTTCATATCGAGGACAAATTTGGGTATATTATGCCACTAATAACGGATTTCAATTTGATGCTCCCAAAAGTGTACCGCGTTATCTTGTGAATGAAGCGATAAAAGCTGCATCTGTGCAAACTGGCAAATCTCCCAATAGTTTTAATTTACATTGGGCTGATCAGATAACTTGGGATGATACTTGTTTGGGCATAACTATTAATAAACCAGCTTGTGAGAAAATACCTGTTCCTGGTTGGAAAATTGATGTGATGGGACAGGGTGATACTTCTTCAATCTTGTTTAATTTCCACAGTCGTTTAGATCGAGATGTGCGATTTAATGGTAGTAATCCTTGGTTTTATCCTCCGGTAGCTAATCCCGGTTTGCGATGAATACAAGGTGATACTAACTGCAATATGCTTTCAGTAACCAGACTGAATTAATCTTAAATCGGTAAAAAAACGTGAATCTCCCATTAATTACTCGCGCTCAAGAACACAACGATAAAATAGCTATCGCTACAACCCAAGGAGTATTTACTTATGGGGATTTACTCCATACCTCCAGTCAAATCGCCACAAGTCTCCTTGAGAATGGAGATGATTTACACGAGGAGCGAGTTGCTTTTCTCATTCCGTCTGGGTTTGAGTATGTAGCTACTCAATGGGGGATTTGGCGTGCTGGTGGAATAGCGGTACCTTTGTGTGTTTCCCACCCACGCCCAGAATTAGAGTATGTGATTACAAATTCCAGAGCATCGATTATTGTCGCTCATCCTGATTTTGAGGATACACTGCAAGCGATCGCCAAATCACAAAATTTGCGATTTATCCTCACCACAGAAACGCTCCCATCTAATGTTAGTCGCCTCCCAGAGGTAGATATCACCAGACGCGCCTTAATTCTCTACACCAGTGGGACAACAGGTAAACCCAAAGGTGTCGTTACCACCCATGAAAATATTCAAGCGCAAGTCACTAGCTTGGTTACAGCTTGGGAATGGACATCAAGCGATCGCATTTTACATGTACTCCCTTTACATCATATTCATGGAATTGTCAATATATTAACTTGTGCTTTATGGGCTGGCGCAGAGTGTCACATGTTAAGCAAGTTTGATGCTGGAGTTGTATGGAATCGAATTTGTGACGGTGACTTAACTTTATTTATGGCAGTACCGACAATATATGTCAAGCTGATTGCTGCTTGGAAAAATGCCGAGAGCGAACAGCAGAAAAGCATGTCAGCAGGCTGTGGTAAGATGCGCCTGATGGTTTCTGGTTCAGCGGCCTTACCAGTTCAAGTTTTAGAAAAGTGGCAAACCATCAGCGGACATTTTCTGCTTGAGCGCTATGGAATGACGGAAATTGGCATGGCGCTATCGAATTCTTTACACGGTGAACGGTTGTCAGGATATGTAGGAAAGCCTTTGCCTCAAGTGGAAGTGAGATTAGTGGATGAGAATGGAGAGTTAGCCCCACTAGGAACACCAGGAGAAATTCAAGTCAAAGGCGCGACAGTATTTCGGGAATATTGGCAAAACCCCCAAGCAACCGCCAAAGCCTTCCAAGATGGCTGGTTTTGTACTGGAGATCTGGCTGTAGTTGAGAATGGCAACTATCGCATTCTGGGACGGATGAGTGTAGATATCATCAAAACCGGAGGTTATAAAGTCTCAGCTTTGGAAATTGAAGAAGTGTTAAGAACCCATCCAGATATTCAAGAATGTGCAGTGGTTGGGGTTGCAGACATAGAATGGGGCGAACGAGTTTGTGCGGCGTTAGTATTGCAAGGATCGCAAACTTTGACATTAGAATCTCTTAGGAGTTGGGCAAAAGAGCAATTGGCTGTCTATAAAGTGCCAACTCAAATTTTGATAGTTGAAGAATTACCGCGCAACGCAATGGGGAAAGTGACTAAACCGACGGTGGTTGAGCTATTTCAGTCATAGCGATCGGCAAATTATGCATATTAGGATGACAAGTGATCCAAATCAAGCGGATCACTCTCAACATACTCCTTCGCTGTCATATCTTCCAGAGCTACTACCGAACCCTCTACAGTTTGGAATCGTCCAGATTCAGGGATTAATTTCAACCACTGTTTGAGAAATTGATCCCATCCTATTCCTTCAAATTGATTCTGTTCCTCGTCTCGAATAAACCAAAATATTAGTCGAACTTCAGAGTTATTCCATGAAGGTTCTGCACGCACTCTAATTTCGCGTAAGGCGCGAAGTGCTTCTCCTTCAGTGTTAGATTTATCATGCTTATCTCGCAGACGGTTTTGAAGCTTTTTAGCAAAGTCGTTGAAGTCGTCAGGGAAAGCAAATCGAGCATGTTTTCGTGTTAATGCTTGCCCAAATGCTCTAATCTCTTGATCGTTGCGGCATCCCGGCTCGCGTTTCCATTGTGCAATAACAGCCTTCTCTAATGTCATCACACGATCAAGGTCAGCAACAAGATTAAATTTTGCAACTCCTGGAACATAAGCAAACTGAGGTCGCCTACTTCGCTGAATTTCAGACAAACGTTGCTCATCAACCTCCACCAGAGGTACCACCTCTATGAATGGACGATCAGCGCAAGAGCGTACAATATCGCATGTCTGTGTAACTACAGCAAATCCCTTAACATCGGATTCCACAAGGTCACTTTCTGATTCTGCAACATCAGCAGAAGAAGATGTCAAAGGGTGTTGAGGATTAAAGCGATGGACAAACCAGTGTTCTCCAAGTACACAATCACCCTGACACCACTCCTTAAGAGTGGTGTCTACTTTCTGAATCCAAGCATCACGCTCATTGACCACTACGATTTTTTCGACTCCTTACTGCTCTGGCA
It encodes the following:
- a CDS encoding acyl-CoA synthetase translates to MNLPLITRAQEHNDKIAIATTQGVFTYGDLLHTSSQIATSLLENGDDLHEERVAFLIPSGFEYVATQWGIWRAGGIAVPLCVSHPRPELEYVITNSRASIIVAHPDFEDTLQAIAKSQNLRFILTTETLPSNVSRLPEVDITRRALILYTSGTTGKPKGVVTTHENIQAQVTSLVTAWEWTSSDRILHVLPLHHIHGIVNILTCALWAGAECHMLSKFDAGVVWNRICDGDLTLFMAVPTIYVKLIAAWKNAESEQQKSMSAGCGKMRLMVSGSAALPVQVLEKWQTISGHFLLERYGMTEIGMALSNSLHGERLSGYVGKPLPQVEVRLVDENGELAPLGTPGEIQVKGATVFREYWQNPQATAKAFQDGWFCTGDLAVVENGNYRILGRMSVDIIKTGGYKVSALEIEEVLRTHPDIQECAVVGVADIEWGERVCAALVLQGSQTLTLESLRSWAKEQLAVYKVPTQILIVEELPRNAMGKVTKPTVVELFQS
- a CDS encoding threonine dehydratase, with translation MLRLTQILRNFFLRLEGFLSVVFQPFWNFVRNLFGFFARVFGLTNSNYFLESDRAQGIESIPTAQNTTSETPATTRRRPNTKKIEDYYINMARDVKKN
- a CDS encoding hybrid sensor histidine kinase/response regulator; this translates as MNTILIIEDEDNIRENLEEILQLSDFKTLIASNGRIGLEIAKTKLPDLIICDVMMPELDGYGVLSALRQNEVTANIPLIFVTAKADRSDFRQGMEIGADDYLTKPFTTEELLNAIATRLHKQSVAQRQSQAKLDELRMNIAHSLPHELNTPLNGIIGMSQLLVDNCRMMRESEEIEIAELIYTSANRLNRLTQRFLLYSNLELIIRDTEKIRELQEASDKCVVKTVISDICLQKAREFSRTKDLTLEITESIVQMPEDKFTIVIEELIENAFKFSLPGSRVRVISNVDNSKFRLHIVDNGKGMTIEEIERIGAFIQFNRKLHEQQGSGLGLSIVQDIVKLYGGELIINSIPEQQTIVSFVLPYRTRQK